The Skermanella rosea sequence AACCTGCAGTCGCTGCACCTGCAACTGGCCGAGGTGGCGCGCCACCCCGCTTACCGCCGGCTGCTGCGCATCAACAGCGGCCTGCTGCCGGTCTATACCCACGCCATCGGGCTGCCGCTCTACCGGGAGCCGGCGATCCGCGCGCTGGTCGAGAACGCGCTCGACCATGCCGGCCGCAAGTCGCGCGAGGCCGGCATCCGCATCGGCCTGCACCCCGACCAGTTCTGCGTGCTGAACAGCGCCAACCCGGCGACGCTGAAGAACTCGGTGGACGAGCTGGAATATCATGCCGACATCCTGCGCATGATGGGCCTGACCGACGGCTGGCACCCGCAGGGCGCCCATGTCAACATCCATGGCGGCGGCCGCGCGGAGGGGATCGCGGGGTTCCGCCGCGGCCTCGCCCTGCTGTCGGAGGACGCCCGCAACCTGGTGACGGTCGAGAACGACGAGATGTCGTACGGGCTGGACGACCTGCTGCCGCTGGCCGACACGGTGCCGATCATCCTCGACCTGCACCACCACTGGGTCAAGTCGGAGGGCGAGTATATCCGGGCCGACGATCCCCGGATCGAGACGATCCGCCGGTCCTGGCGCGGCGTCCGCCCGATCGCCCATATCAGCGTCTCGCGGGAGGACCTGCTGGACGGCTGGCCGGCGGACGAGCTGCCCGATTACGCCGTGCTGGGCGCCCGCGGGCTGAAGGCCCGGGACCTGCGGGCCCATTCCCAGCGCATGTGGAACCACGCGGTCAACCGGCTGGTCTCGGAGCACTTGGCCTGGGCCGACTTCGAGGTGGAGGCCAAGGCCAAGAACCTGGCCGTGGACGACCTGGAGCGCGACGCCCTGCGCCTGGGCGCGGTCCCGGCGGGGGTCCCGGCGCAGTGACCGTCCCGCCGCTGGACGTCGCCCGCATCCTGGTGGAGCCCGCCGCCGCGGCGCACCCGCGCGGCCGGCAGATCCTGGAGCGGTTCCCCGACGCCGAACGGGTCGAGGTCGCCTCGCACTGGAACATCCCCGACCTGCACGGCGACAGCGACAAGATCGAGGAGTGGGTCCGCACCAAGCGCAGCGTTCTGGTCCTGGGCGTCAAGAAGTCGCTGTCGGTGCGGCCCAACGGGCGGAGCGGCGACTTCATCGCGCCGTCGCATTCCAACGGCTGCGCGATGGCCTGCGTCTACTGCTACGTCTCGCGCCGCAAGGGCTACGCCAACCCGATCACGACCTTCGTCAATATCGAGGGGATATGCGCCACCATCGAGCGCCACGCCGCCCGGACCGGCCCCAAGACGGAGCCGAATCAGGTGGACGGGCATGCCTGGGTGTACGACGTGGGCGAGAACGGGGACTGCTCG is a genomic window containing:
- a CDS encoding apurinic/apyrimidinic endonuclease family protein; translated protein: MTHSPPTPPQPRFGWCCQFIPPDGDAETAKRMNPGTVTVATLSRLEPARAAEKLEHVLRRNLQSLHLQLAEVARHPAYRRLLRINSGLLPVYTHAIGLPLYREPAIRALVENALDHAGRKSREAGIRIGLHPDQFCVLNSANPATLKNSVDELEYHADILRMMGLTDGWHPQGAHVNIHGGGRAEGIAGFRRGLALLSEDARNLVTVENDEMSYGLDDLLPLADTVPIILDLHHHWVKSEGEYIRADDPRIETIRRSWRGVRPIAHISVSREDLLDGWPADELPDYAVLGARGLKARDLRAHSQRMWNHAVNRLVSEHLAWADFEVEAKAKNLAVDDLERDALRLGAVPAGVPAQ